The nucleotide sequence GCTTTACTATTGTGGGTACAATGGGAACATGAAGCTAGTTCTgttttttccctcctttcccagcTATGGCTCATCAGGGCAACATGACTTATTCTGATGGATTCATCCTACAGGGTCTTATCTCCAATCAGCCAGGATATGAGTGTCTTCTTGCCCCCACCTTCCTCTCCATGTACCTGCTGACTCTACTGGGCAACCTGCTGATTCTCTTGCTCATCCACTATGATGCCCGTCTCTACAGCTCCCCCATGTATTTCTTCCTTGGCCATCTCTCATTAGCTGATATGGGGTTTTCCTCCTCCACTGTTCCCAAGATGCTGCAGAATCTACTGACTCATACGAAGCACATCTCCTATGGTGGGTGCCTGGCACAGATGTTTTTCTTCCTGGGCTTTGGCAACACTGAAAGTTTTCTCCTGGCATCCATGGCGTATGATCGGTATGTGGCCATTTGCCGCCCACTTCGTTATGCTGTTCTGATGAACCCAAAACACTGCCTCCTGTTGGCTGTGGGGTGTTGGTTCCTGGGCTTTCTCCACTCTTTGCTCTATACCCTCATGATGTCTTGTCTTTCCTTCTGTGCCTCTCGGGAGATCCC is from Rhineura floridana isolate rRhiFlo1 chromosome 3, rRhiFlo1.hap2, whole genome shotgun sequence and encodes:
- the LOC133379312 gene encoding olfactory receptor 1L4-like isoform X4, giving the protein MAWALTDCSSLELLGICSLGLISNQPGYECLLAPTFLSMYLLTLLGNLLILLLIHYDARLYSSPMYFFLGHLSLADMGFSSSTVPKMLQNLLTHTKHISYGGCLAQMFFFLGFGNTESFLLASMAYDRYVAICRPLRYAVLMNPKHCLLLAVGCWFLGFLHSLLYTLMMSCLSFCASREIPHFFCDLHPLIKLSCSDTSAIQMTTLTEGTVTMVGPFTVTLLSYIFIFSRVLKIPSTAGKRKAFSTCGSHLTTVILFFGTVIAVYVRPSSTYSGANVRIMSVAYTAVTPMLNPFIYSLRNSEIQQSLRKCVGTKWGR
- the LOC133379312 gene encoding olfactory receptor 1L4-like isoform X5 gives rise to the protein MAHQGNMTYSDGFILQGLISNQPGYECLLAPTFLSMYLLTLLGNLLILLLIHYDARLYSSPMYFFLGHLSLADMGFSSSTVPKMLQNLLTHTKHISYGGCLAQMFFFLGFGNTESFLLASMAYDRYVAICRPLRYAVLMNPKHCLLLAVGCWFLGFLHSLLYTLMMSCLSFCASREIPHFFCDLHPLIKLSCSDTSAIQMTTLTEGTVTMVGPFTVTLLSYIFIFSRVLKIPSTAGKRKAFSTCGSHLTTVILFFGTVIAVYVRPSSTYSGANVRIMSVAYTAVTPMLNPFIYSLRNSEIQQSLRKCVGTKWGR